One Porphyromonas pogonae genomic region harbors:
- a CDS encoding SusC/RagA family TonB-linked outer membrane protein: MKRTLFIIILSLCSLVASAQNKTITGVIVDKSNEPIIGASIKEVDTGNGIATDVNGKFSLTVKSGSKIQISYIGYNDKVLPASDFKTGTPLKIVLEEKSEILQEVVVTAYGGKQLRTKVTNSIAKVKDETLKQGLYANPAQALSGAVSGLRVEQTSGDPGASPRIVLRGGTNLDGTGSPLVVVDGQVRGNMSDINPDDISSMEVMKDAGATAIYGARANNGVILITTKKGKNGFSEIRFKSKIGFNYFNDVYNFLGGEDYLYYMRTAYKRSGQIWKDSKGDWKGIANMGTLSGIQPYGTGNLYFDPKTNKPLDGNKDPRAVWSTMKYTDNLAFLLNEGWKTMTDPIYGDKLIFKEFNLRDTNIDDVALTQDYNINFTGGNDRGNYYASIGYNKSNGNAVGNWYKRLNFTVNADYKIREWLTSTSNVTFSQAKWYGIYREWIKGETDIANYFGRVLGIPPTFRGTNADGELLLGRSLSEGNYNVNKNNFLRNNTNNKFNMGQAFTLNLMDGLTFKVSGNWYYNQTQKEAFNKDLLTGSRNGEKLFDTKHESYAFTDELLDQTYNGVFNYNKQLNEKHYISAMAGMEYYDSYYKGFDAYGYGAPVEDFMDLEYTITDKGAREIDSWHSRQRILSYFGRVNYDYMSKYLVSLVMRRDGYSKLVDNRWGFFPGISAGWVFSKEDFVNNLGINDVLSFGKLRLSYGSNGNVSGIGNYDLQGRYSLVKYGGNTGFLMTGLPNPGLRWEKSNTFEIGLDLGFLDNRLNLNMTYYNRRTKDKFANIDLPSHVGINSFKTNNGEIQNSGLEFDFNAKIINTKDWKWDFSLNGAFNKNKIITLPYNKLERNRQGAFEVYTGNGDEKMWVGGYQEGQRPGDIYVYKAMGIYNDIKDIAGNLIDMSLGNNGSNNKILYGPDAWAKLTDQEKSKGLPIQPGDVKWLDVNNDGKIDQFDKVKVGNEVPLITGGFNTRVGWKGLSLSARFDYALGHKVVDSRTPWILGNMQGTFNTLDLVKNSWSENNMNAKYPVYAWADQLGKRNYARESSMFVYKGDYLAFREISLSYQMPKEWVNKIFLQSAELSITGQNLGYLTAAKHVYSPEYGANSWGGYSLPRTLILGLNVSF; encoded by the coding sequence CTTTATTCATTATTATTCTCAGCCTATGCTCTTTGGTAGCATCGGCTCAGAATAAAACTATCACCGGTGTGATAGTCGATAAATCCAATGAACCTATTATTGGTGCCAGCATCAAAGAAGTGGATACTGGTAACGGTATTGCTACAGATGTCAACGGGAAATTCTCTTTGACCGTAAAATCGGGATCAAAAATTCAGATTTCTTACATCGGATACAACGACAAAGTACTTCCCGCATCGGATTTCAAAACAGGGACTCCTCTAAAAATCGTTTTAGAAGAGAAATCTGAAATCCTACAAGAAGTTGTGGTTACCGCCTATGGGGGTAAACAGCTTCGTACCAAAGTGACTAACTCTATAGCCAAAGTAAAAGACGAGACACTCAAACAAGGACTTTATGCCAACCCCGCACAAGCTCTGTCAGGAGCAGTCTCAGGCCTCCGTGTAGAACAGACCTCAGGTGATCCGGGAGCATCTCCTCGTATTGTACTTCGTGGTGGAACCAATCTTGATGGTACAGGTTCTCCCTTGGTTGTGGTAGATGGCCAGGTACGAGGCAACATGAGCGATATCAACCCGGACGACATCTCCTCCATGGAGGTGATGAAAGATGCCGGTGCTACAGCCATCTATGGAGCACGTGCTAACAACGGGGTTATCCTGATCACAACGAAGAAAGGTAAAAACGGCTTCAGCGAAATCCGCTTCAAGTCTAAGATCGGCTTCAACTACTTCAATGATGTTTACAACTTCCTCGGAGGTGAAGACTATCTCTATTACATGAGAACAGCTTATAAGCGTTCAGGTCAAATATGGAAAGACTCGAAAGGGGATTGGAAAGGCATTGCCAACATGGGTACTCTCAGCGGTATACAACCCTATGGAACAGGTAACCTCTATTTCGATCCTAAAACCAACAAACCCTTGGACGGAAATAAGGACCCGCGTGCTGTGTGGAGTACCATGAAATATACAGATAACCTTGCGTTTCTACTCAACGAAGGCTGGAAAACGATGACTGACCCCATATACGGGGATAAACTTATCTTCAAAGAGTTCAACCTGCGAGATACCAACATTGACGATGTGGCTCTGACACAAGACTACAACATCAACTTCACAGGTGGTAACGACAGAGGTAACTACTATGCAAGCATCGGCTACAACAAGAGCAATGGTAATGCCGTAGGCAACTGGTACAAGAGGCTCAACTTTACTGTAAATGCAGATTACAAGATACGTGAATGGTTAACTTCTACATCTAATGTAACCTTCTCCCAGGCAAAATGGTATGGGATTTACAGAGAATGGATCAAGGGAGAAACAGATATCGCCAATTATTTTGGTCGTGTTCTGGGCATTCCTCCTACATTCAGAGGCACTAATGCTGACGGTGAGCTATTATTAGGAAGAAGTTTATCGGAGGGTAACTATAATGTGAATAAAAATAATTTCCTCCGCAATAATACGAACAACAAGTTCAACATGGGACAGGCATTTACCCTAAACCTCATGGATGGACTTACATTTAAGGTGAGTGGTAACTGGTATTATAACCAGACACAAAAGGAAGCATTCAACAAAGACCTGCTAACAGGGTCAAGAAATGGCGAAAAACTTTTTGATACAAAACACGAAAGTTACGCCTTTACCGATGAGCTCCTTGATCAAACCTACAACGGTGTATTTAATTACAATAAACAACTCAACGAAAAGCACTACATATCAGCAATGGCGGGTATGGAGTATTACGACTCTTACTATAAAGGCTTTGACGCATATGGCTATGGAGCTCCGGTAGAAGACTTCATGGATCTTGAATATACCATCACGGACAAAGGTGCTCGCGAAATAGACTCATGGCACAGTAGACAAAGAATACTTTCTTATTTCGGAAGAGTAAATTACGACTACATGAGTAAATACCTCGTATCATTGGTGATGCGTCGTGACGGTTATTCCAAACTTGTTGACAATCGCTGGGGCTTCTTCCCCGGCATCTCTGCCGGATGGGTATTCAGCAAAGAAGACTTTGTGAATAACTTAGGAATAAATGATGTTCTTTCTTTTGGAAAACTTCGTCTAAGCTATGGCTCTAATGGTAATGTTTCAGGTATCGGTAATTATGATCTGCAAGGTCGTTACAGCTTAGTAAAATACGGTGGTAATACTGGATTCTTGATGACGGGGCTACCAAACCCGGGATTGAGATGGGAGAAGTCCAATACATTTGAAATCGGTCTAGATCTGGGGTTCTTGGATAATCGCCTCAATCTCAATATGACTTATTACAACAGACGTACCAAAGATAAATTCGCAAACATAGACTTACCATCACACGTAGGTATCAACTCATTCAAAACTAATAACGGTGAAATTCAGAACAGCGGTCTGGAATTTGATTTCAATGCTAAAATTATCAACACCAAAGACTGGAAGTGGGATTTCTCACTGAATGGAGCGTTTAACAAGAACAAAATTATCACTCTGCCATACAACAAACTCGAGCGCAACCGCCAAGGTGCATTTGAAGTGTACACCGGCAATGGTGATGAGAAGATGTGGGTAGGAGGATATCAGGAAGGTCAACGTCCGGGAGATATCTATGTGTATAAGGCTATGGGCATCTATAATGACATCAAAGATATCGCAGGTAATCTGATTGATATGTCATTAGGTAATAACGGATCCAACAATAAAATACTTTACGGACCCGATGCTTGGGCCAAACTGACTGATCAAGAAAAATCAAAGGGTCTACCCATTCAACCGGGAGATGTAAAATGGCTCGATGTTAATAATGATGGCAAGATTGACCAGTTTGACAAAGTTAAAGTGGGTAATGAAGTACCTCTTATTACGGGAGGATTCAATACCCGTGTGGGATGGAAGGGTCTGTCATTAAGTGCACGATTTGACTATGCTTTAGGACATAAGGTTGTTGATAGCCGTACTCCTTGGATATTGGGTAATATGCAAGGAACATTCAATACGCTTGATCTTGTAAAGAATTCATGGAGTGAAAATAATATGAATGCCAAATACCCTGTATACGCATGGGCAGACCAGTTGGGTAAAAGAAACTACGCTCGTGAATCGTCCATGTTTGTTTACAAAGGAGACTACCTTGCTTTCCGTGAAATATCATTGAGCTACCAAATGCCTAAGGAGTGGGTAAATAAGATATTCCTGCAAAGTGCAGAGTTATCCATTACCGGACAAAACTTGGGTTACCTTACTGCAGCTAAACATGTGTACTCCCCGGAATACGGAGCAAACTCATGGGGTGGGTACTCTTTACCGAGAACTCTCATCTTAGGATTAAATGTTAGCTTCTAA